Genomic DNA from Haloplanus sp. HW8-1:
GAATCGATATATTCGAAAGTGGTTTCGATAACGGCTTGATCCGGCAGTTGCTCGGTTAGCTGTCGTATGTTTCCTCGAACGACGCTGATGTCGTTCCGGAGGTTGTGTCGAAGCACTCGGTTGAGAACGGCAGCGAGATTGGATTGACTCGTGAGTTCGGCCTTGACATGCTCGCGTTCGCGTTCGCGTTCGAGCAACCGTGTGAGGTGCTCGGCAAACAGCGTCTCGATATCGCTGAACGGCTCAGAGCGGGGGTCGTCAGCGACGAAACAGACCGTCCCGTAGAGGGTCGCGTTGACGATGAGTGGAATCCCGAGGTAGGTGTCGTGGTTGCGGGTCTGGAGTGCCGGGTCGTCGGTCCACCCCTGGGCGGACGCATCGTGGAGTGCGTAGTGAGTCTCTGTCGTGATAGTCTCACGACAGTACGTATCTTCAAGCGAACATCGTAGTCCGGCAGGAAACTGCTCAGTATCGGTCGTGATGACTACCTCCCAGTCTTCAATTTCGCTGTCGATCCGAGTGAGATATCCATAATCCAGATCGAGATACTCCACCCCGACTTCCAGGACTTCACGGGCTTTTTTATCGAACGGAACCTCCTTTCGCACGATGGAGTGTAGTTGCTGTCTGGTTTCTGTCGGTGGGACTGTCGTCTCCGCCATTCAGTGCTCACCTCTCTGATGTGTGTGTCTTTGACTCTCGGCTGGTCGCTCTATACTGTCAAACAAATCAGATTGCGATTGAGCTGTTCGACCCGCTTCTCGGAGACTGTCGCGTTCCCCTCTGCCTTCGACTCGTTCGGTAATGTCTCTATTGACAGCAACAAAGTCAGTTATTTCTCCCGTCTCGTCAGTTACCGGTGTAATCGTTTGATTGATAACATACCGGTCGCCGCCTTTCGTCGCATTGACTAATTCACCCTCCCACGTGTCTCCGGCGAGGATCGTCTCCCACAGTTCCTCGTAGAATTCCTCGTCGTGTTCGCCGGATTTGAGGATTTGCGGTGTCCGACCAATCGCTTCTTCGGCAGTGTATCCGGTGGTTGTTTCGAAGGCCGGATTGACGTATTCGATGGTCCCGTCAGCGTCAGTAATATACACCGAATGCGATGTGGCCTCGATTGCTTGCTTGAACTGGCGAAGCTCACGTTCGCGTTCGTGGCGTTCAGTTATATCAATTGCCACACCGGTGACAGTACCGACGCCCCCATCCTCGTCGAACACGGGATTGTACGTCGTCTGGTAGACAGCATCAGCGATTTCGTGTGTTGCCGTCGTCTGTGCCCCCTTGAGGGCACTCTCGGCTGCAGCGATAATATCGGGATTGTCAGCAAATACGTCGAAGACAGACTCGCCAACCAGTTCGCCGGGCAGAAACCCCAGTGTACTCAGAGCCTTGCCCCGGGACAGCGTGAACACGCCGTCTGCATCGAATGCAAAGGAGATGAGCGGACTGTGTGAGAGGACAGTATCGAGTTCCTCGGTCTGTTGGGTGAGTTTGTCATGGACACGTTCTTTTTCGACGCTATTTATAATCCGGTTGGCGAGGACAGTGAACTGGTCGGTGCCGGACTCCTTCTGGAGATAGTCGGTCACACCGGCCGAAATAGCGTCGCTGGCGACTTCTTCGGACCCTCTGCCGGTAAAGAGAATAAACGGGAGGTCCGGATAGGACTCACGGACAGCTGTGAGAAATTCGATCCCATCCATGCCAGGCATGTTATAATCGCTGACGATACAGTCAATATCGTCGCCGAGACGCTCACTTCCCTTCGCTGCGCTGGGCGCTTTCTCGACGCTGATCCGGTCTGTCTCCCTTTCGAGACACGTCACAGCCAGGTCAGCGAAGCCAGGGTCGTCCTCGACGTGAAGTACCTGGATCTGCTCGGGGCGACTCCCGTTCTTCGACCGTCCATTGGTGTGAGTTTGTTTGCGTGACATTATCTCTCTTCTCACCGCAGGTTATCGGTCCATCTCAGGCGGTGAACTCCAGTGGGTTGAGCCAGAGCGTGAACCCATCGTCGTCTGTGATGAGTCCGCGCAGGAGGTCAGTGTCACCGACACTGTCGGTGTCCAAGGTCTCCTCAGTCACCTCGGTCACTTCGTGGACATCCGAGACGAGCCAGCCGGTTGCCCCTCCGTGCCGACGGTGTCCGAATCGAGGACGACGATGCGACCGTTCGACCGACCTCCATCGGCACTTACCGCGTTCGATCTGTCGAGGAGTGCGGAGAGATCGACGATGGTCGTCGTCTGCCCCCGGAGATCCATCATCCCTGCGACGTGGGCAGCATCGCTCGGTGTGGTCGTCAACTCGCCGGCTCTGACGATCTCGGCCACGTACGTGATGTCAACACAGCAGGTTTTCTCACCTAACCGAAACGTCAGCACCTGCGTCCCGGTGTCCGCTGTGGTCGCCATCAGGCACTCACCCTCCCATCCGGCGGCAGTGACGACACACCCGGCTGGCTCGGCCAGCGCGTGGGTGACCACGTGATGACGTCCCTCGACGTGGGTGTGGGCCCCGAGTGGACAGTCCCAATCATCGGGTCTCACTCCCTGACTGTCTGGTCTCGGACGACCTACCGGACCCGACGCCACCGTCGGCTACAGCTGATGAGCGAGTGTCACCCGAGCCCGTGGCCCCCGCCGGATTCTGCGCCACGTTCTGAACCTCGAAATCCGCGACCTGTGCGTGCAGGTCGTCGGCGAGCGTGGAGAGGTGCTGGATGGTCTCTGCGGTTTCAGACAGCGAGGCGGACTGCTCTTCAGTCGCTGCTGAGACGCTGCTTGCCTCGGCCGCGGTCTGCTGACTCACACTCGACACTTCGTCCACCATCGAAACGACCTCTTCCGAGGAGGCTGCCTGATCGTCGGTGGCGTCACTGATCTCTGTAATGCCCGACTCGGCCTGTTGGACAGCCCCCGCGATCTCGTCGAACATTTCGATTGCGTCTTCGATGGTTTCTGACCCCCGCTCGACACGGCCACTCATCTGCTCCATCCTGTCGACTGTCTCGCCCGTCGTCGATTGAATGGCTGTGATGCGCTGTTCGATATCGGTCGTCGCGTCGGCGACCTCCTGAGCGAGCCCCTTGATTTCGTCGGCAACCACTGCGAAGCCTTCGCCAGCCTCGCCAGCACGGGCTGCCTCGATAGAGGCATTCAATGCGAGCATATTCGTCTGCTCTGCTATCCCAGTGATCATCTCGACAATCTCGCCGATTTCTTCCATCTTTTCGTCGAGAGTCTTCACCTGGGTGGCGGCCTGGTCTGCCTGTGTTTCGATGGCTTCGATTTCCTCGGTCGCGTCAGCGGCGTACTCCAGGCCGGTTTCACTCCGCTCGACGGCTGTCGAGGCGGTTGCGGCGACCTCCTCTGCCGAAGAGGCGATTTCTTCGACTGTGGCCGACATGTCGTTCATCTCGTTGGCGACTTCCTGGAGGTTCTCGCTCTGTGTGTCGGCACCGTGTGAAATCTCCTCAACGGACTCGGCAACCTCAGACCCGGCCTGCTCGATTTCTTCGGCACCGCTGGCGGCCTCCTCGCTCGATGTCGATACCTCGTTGGCGATTGCCTGGACACGGCTGACGCTGTCGCTCAGTTGTTCGATTCCGTCTTCGAGCGTCGTCAGTACGTCGCCATAATCGCCGGGATAGTCGGTTTCGAACTGACGGTCCAGTTCGCCCGTTTGCAGACCCTCGCTCGCGATGGCAATCTGCTCGAACCCGTCCGAGAGTTGCCGCGATCCCGCGTCGAGACTATCCAGTACGTCGCCGTACTGGCCGGGCTGGTCCGTATCGATCTGCTGTTCGACCTGGCCCTGCTGGAGATTGTCGCTGACACGCTGTATCTCGTCGAAACTCTCGGTGAGCTGTGTCGTTCCCGAGTCGATGCTTTGCATGATATCTCCGTAGCTCCCAAGATAGTCGGTCTCGACATCCCGCTGGGGATTCCCGGTATCGAGGTCCTGGCCGACGGCGTCGAGTTCGGCGAAGACGTTGCGCAGGTTCGTCTGCATCTCGTTGAACGCCTCGACCATGCGTCCGATTTCGTCGCTTTCGACGTGATCGTCGAGATCAGTGTCGAGATCGCCCTCACTGGCGGCAACGGCCGCCTCCGAGAGCTGGTTGATTGGCGTCGTAATCCGTCGCGCCACGAACAGTCCAATTGCGATTGCAACGATGAACGCTCCCACGGTAAGTGCGAGGATGGTCATGCGAGCGGTTTGTGTGACGCTGTCGGCCTGGGCGTCCTGCTGGGCCTTGGTCTCCTCTGCTGAGGCGCCGAGGGCTTCCGTCGTTTCAATTAGCTCAGTGCGCACTCCCTCCATCTCGGCGGCTTTCTGTTCTGCGAGGTTCTCATCGCCCGCTTCCCTGGCCTCGAAATACTCGCTGGCGAGTTGCACATACTCTTCATCCTGTGATTTGATAGTTTCAAGTTGCTGTTGTTGCTCTTGGGTCAGATCTCTCTCTTCTACCCGCTGTTCCTGTTGATCGAAGGTTTCCGAAGCCTCGTCAAATCGCTGCTGGGCGTTCTCTTCACCGATTTTCGCCAGCTGTACAGCTAATGCTTGCTCTTCAGCGGCAACACGCAATTCCGCCGTCGCATCCATCAGTTCTCCATCGTCTCCGATCTTGTCGGCCTGAGTGTTGACATCGGTAATCGACGTGTAGCCCACTAACCCTGTTACTCCGACAAGCAGTGCCACGATCATGAAGGCGATGAGCAGTTTCGGTCGCAGGTCCAGACTGTCGATTTTTATCTTGTCAATCATTTTTTACACTCCTGCCTGGGGACACGCAGGTGTTCGGAGTACTTGTTCGCGCCTTGGGCCGCGTGTTACTGAGTTGCACAGTGGGTGGGCAGGACTATTTGATTACGAGACTGTGGGCTAAGAAGTCAGGTCGTGTCCGGACAGCAGTGCTAATATATTAGGTCGCCCTTCTCAGTCGGAGTCGGCGGATTCGGTTGCGGCCACCAAATTCCCGTCGCCCTTCAACAGAGTGTCGAACAGTTTCCGTTCCGCTTCCCGGACGTGCTCGTGGAAGGTTGGGTTCGAGAACCCGAACATCTCCGCGATGTCTTTGCCACTCGCATCCCGGGGCGAGTCGAAGTACCCACACCGATAGGCTGTTTCGATGACCTCGCGCTGGCGGGTGGTGAGAGTTTCGAGTATGCTACCATGCATAGCGGCACTCGAATCGGAGGAGGTACTCGACTCCCGCTTGGCGAGCAGTTGTGCGTCCTCGAATTGGGACATCACCAGGTCGACTGCTTGCCGAGCATCACTCGCCCGCGGAACTTCCACTGTCAGCCGACCGCCAGTCTTGTCAGCCGAGAGTCGTCGCAGAATCAGTCCTCGGTCGGACAACTCGGAGCCAAGAAACGGTCCCGTGAAGTACATCTGAACGAACGTGTCCGTCTCTCTCTCTATCAGACGGTTCTTCTCGACCCCGTCCAGTTGTTCGGCCTCCTTCAGTACTTGAGCTGGCGTTCCATCAGTGACTTTGGCGAAGACGAGCGTGGACTGGTCGGACTGTGGAACGAATCCATCGAGTTCGAGGCCGAGATTGGTTCCGGCGGTGAGCCGGCAGAACAGACAGGTCCGGTCCTGAATCTCGAAGTCGAGTTCCATCGTCTGATCTGTGTGCAGTGCCTCTTTATGCTCCATCGCAACAATCGAGCGGGCAAATAAGTCGCCCAGGTCTTCCAGGACGGAACGCATCGCAGCTGGAAAGCCCGATTGCGTACGTGCGTATACGCTGAGGACACCGTAGAGTGTCTCTTCATAGACGAGTGGAATACTCAGTACGGACTGGAATCCACGCTCGAGGGCCACACTCCGCCAGTTGTCGCGGTGGATATCCGTCGCGATGTTCGCACTGCCACTCACATCTCGGGAGCGTGCAGCCTGCACGGACGGTTCGGACTTGCCTCCCGCATCTAATCCGAGAGGGATACTGTCGAGATACCCCTCCGCGTTACCGGCGCGTGCCTGGGGAGACAACTGCTTTTCTCCGAGGTCGACGCGACCGATCCAGGCAAAGTCCACAAGTTCGGACTCGACGAGGCACTCACAGACCATCTGTTCGAGTTCCGCCCGCGTTTCGGACTGCACGATTGCGTGACTGATGTCCCGTATCTGTTCGTTTATCGACTCGACTTGCTGGAGTTCACGGCGCTGGTCCTGGAGTTGCTGTTCATGCTCGACACGGCTGAGTGCCGCCTCGGCTGTGGCTCCCAGCGTCTCCACGAGACTGACTGTCTGGTCGGTGAACTCCGCGGGTTGGGTATCACCAGCCACGAGAACACCTCGGTCAGCGACTGGAATGACCAGTTCGCTTCGGACCGTCCGCTCGAATTCGTACTCCGTCTCACGTGTCCAGAAGTCATCGACGAGCGTGGTCTCGCCGGTGGAAAGTGCATGCCATTCGACGCCAACTCCCGGTTCCAGAACGGGAAACTCTTGGGGTGGCTCCTCAGGTTGGTTCCCGTCAGTAGTGATCACTGGCTGGAGTTCCCAGTCTACCTCATCGAAATGATAGAAGGCGACGGTCGCGACGTTGAGGATCTCGCCCAAGGTCTTGACCACCGTCTGTTCCACGTCCCGTGCAGTTTTGGCGCCGAGCAACTCTCGCGTTGCCTCGTTGAGTGACCGCAAACGGCGTTCGTGTTTGAGTTGGTCGCTGATATTACGGATAATGCCGAAGGTAACGTCCCTCTCGCCCAGTTTGACCGTCCGTACGCTGACTTCAACTGGGATTTGAGTTCCCTCCCCGGTAACGACGTGAATTTGAGATCCATCGGACAAGCGCCGCCAGGTCCCTCCGTCGTCTATTGCGTCTGTAAAGAACGATTCGTACGCCGTTTTGGACTCAGTCGGATACAGAATGGAGCCTGGCCGACCGATGAGTTCGCTTTCTGGATACGCAAATAGACTTTCGGCGGCCTCGTTTACTTCGATTATCTCGCCTGTTTCCGCGTCCGCAGCGACGATGGGGTCCGGTGCTGTCTCCAGTAGCGTCTGGTACTGTTTCTCGGCCCGCTGTCGTGCCTGCTCTCGCTCTTTCCGCTCGGTGACATCCCTGAAGTAGACGGCAATCCCACCGTCGTCGTTGGGGGATGCCTGAATATCGAACCAACTGTCGAGACCCGAGTAATACGCCACGAACGAGGTCGGCTCGCGTGTGTCCATCACCTCCCGGTACCGCTCCTCGAATGTCGTTCCACGTGCGTCGTCGAACACGTCCCAGATGGTCCGGTCGAGGAGTTCCACCTCGGGTGTGTTCAACAGTTCTGCGCCCTGATCGCTGATGAACGAGAACCGCCAGTCGGCGTCCACCTCGATGATCCCGTCAGTAATCCGGTCGATTACCTGTTTCCGTTTGCGTTCCTGCTGCTTGCGCTCGGTGATGTCACGTAACGTTACGATAATGCCGCTGACTTTCTGAGAATCGAGAAGGTTCCTAGCTCGACTCTCGACCCAAAGCCACGTCCCGTCTTTCCTTCGGACACGAAATTCCATCTTTTCCGAGACACTCTCCCCAGTGGTGTACTTCCGGAGGCGCTCTTTGATCCGGTCGCGGTCCTCGGGGTGAACGTAGTCGAACGCCGACTCACCGACTCGCTCGTTGGCCTCGTATCCGAGCATTCCGGTCACACCCGGACTCTCGTATTTGATGACCCCGTCCTCGTCGACGACGATAGTTAGGTCAGAGACGCTTTCGAGATACAGTTCGTGGCGTTCGAGTTCCGCCTCACGTTCCTTGCGCTCGGTGATGTCCGTAGACGTGCCAAACCATTCGACAATTTCGCCATCCTCCAGGATTGGGACTGCCCCCGAATGCGCCCACCCGGTGGCTCCATCAGCGCGCTTGACACGGTGTTCCATCTCGAACGGGCTCTGTGTCTCGATCGCTTCGTCGATTGCCTCCCCCACGCGCTCTCTCGTCTCTCGGAATGTAGTCTTGCCACGTGTTGGGGGTATCGTCCGCGACAAACCCCTCCCCGGCAAGTTGGTCTATTTCAGACCAATCAGGACTTATTCGATAGACACCCTCTGTGGTGGCCTCCACCAACGCATTGAGCCGTTCCTCACGCTCCTGTACCGCTTGGTCGGCGTGTTTGCGCTCGGTGACGTCCCGAGTGGTGATAACGATCCCCTCAAACAGCGGATCATCCGTGAGAACGCGAGCACGGCTCTCGACCCAGATCCACTCACCATCTGTCGTCCGGGCGCGATATTCTATCGGACGCTGGGAACCTTCCTCCGCCACACGTTCTTGGAACCGCTCTTTGACCCGCTCTCTGTCCTCGGGATGAATGTGTGTGAACGCCGGTTCACCGACTCGCTCGCCAGGTTCATACCCGAGTATCTCGCTGATTCCAGGACTATCATACCTGATGGTTCCATCCAACTCGACGACGGTGATGAGATCTGAGACGCTTTCGAGATACAGTTGCTGACGTTCGAGTTTCGCTTCGCGTTCCTTGCGGTCGGTCACCTCTTGCCCCGAACTGAGGGTCCCAGTGATACTGCCCTCGTCGTCACGGAGGACTGTGTTGTGCCATTCGGTGATGCGCTCTTGACCGTCCGCTGTCACGACCGCGTTCTCGTGGCGTTCGTCGGCCTCTATCTCACCGGTCATCAACCGGTCAAACACTCCACGAACCTCCTCCTGTATCCGGTCCGGAATGCACGTGTCGAACCAGTCTGCCCCGACGAGGGTGCCCGGTTCGTAGCCGAGAATATCACGGGCTTTGGCGTTTGTGTACGTCACTTCCCCAGTGGCGTCAATCGCTATCATCATCACATCGGCGATCTCGAGGAACCTGTCGCTGACATCCGAGGCGGGCGAAGGAGGTTGCGAGCGCGACTTCATAGTAACTATGGGGCGTTCTTTATGTTGTAGACAGAAATATCCTTGAAGAACTACGTACGCTCTTGAGTAGACTGGCGGAATACTCTGTTAACAAGCCACAATTAGGCGTGTGTGACGGGCTGAGACGCCGGAATTCGTGGGGGGAAGCGATTCATCACCCCATTCCGAAGAGCCAGTTCCGCTGTACTACCGAAGAGCGAGTTAGCATGAAGAGTGAGGCGTGCTGATTTCTGAGTGTCTATGCCCGAAATCAGCCGCCTCAGCGATGATAACGACTGGATCGAATTAGATTTTGTGGAGCGTCAGCGGACACCCGAGTTCGCGATGCGGCTCGGTATTCAGATGCACGTGGCAGGACTATCACTTTCGAATACAATCTCGATTCTTGAAAGGTTGGGTGTCGAACGCTCTCGAACAGCCGTCCACAACTGGGTGCAGAAGGCCGATCTACAGCCCGAAGGCGGTGCAAGCCCGAATCACGTTGCACTCGACGAAACCGTGATTCGAATCAACGATCAGCAATACTGGCTGTATGCCGCCATCGATCCTGAAACGAACACATTCCTTCATATTCGGCTCTTTAGCACGTATACGACCGGCCTTACAGAAATCTTCCTGAGCGAGTTACGCGAGAAACACGATGTCGAAACCGCCGTGTTTCTCGTCGACGATGCTCAGTGGCTCAAAACTGCCCTCAATCGACACGGCCTCGATTGCAGATACGAACTCCATGGCAATCGGAATGCCGTCGAACGTATATTTAGAGAAGTAAAAAGACGAACCTCTTCGTTTTCAAATACGTTCAGTCACGTGGAGCCGACGACAGCAGAATCGTGGCTCCAAGCCCTCGCCGTCTGGTGGAATCGATGCCAAAGTTAACGCGACCGCGTGACGCGGGCGAAGGTTCATGACGGTGGACGTACAATTCTTGTGTGGTATGGACTGTCGAGTCGTCGTCGAGGCAGCGGTCCCGGTGTACGACGTAGAGACCCCGGACGAGGCGATTCGGATCGCCATCGCCAAGACCGGTGAGATGCTGAATCCCGACCTCAACTACGTGGAGATCGAGATGGGATCGCGGACCTCCCCGTCGGGGGAGGAGCTCCAGCCGGCCTTCATCGCGGCCGACGAGGCACTCGTCGCCCTTGAACTCGAAATGACGGTGTTCAACGTGGAACAGGAGGAACACGCCTCCCGGATCGCGCGCAAGGAGATCGGTCAGCGACTGGAGAACGTCCCGCTCACGATACTATCGGTCGAGCGGATCGAGTCGGACGACGAGACGGACGAGGACGACGAGACGGACGAGGACGATGCGACGGACGAGGACGATGCGACGGACGAGGACGATGCGACGGACGAGGACGATGCGACGGACGAGGACGACGAACTCATCCCCGAGTTCGAGGAACTGGTCGACGAGTGATCGCCGGCGCCACCGCTGGTCGATCGAAGCGTGTCGGGAGACCGCGCCGTACGTTCGCGTTCAGTCCGCGCGAGGAGCGACGCGCTCCTCGGACGTGTCCAGGGAGGAAGTGATTCCCTTCGCCAACTTGAAAACAGCCGCCTTGTGATCGGTCTTGGACTTGTGGATGGATGTGGGTCGTACCCCCATCTCCTCGTATGCCGTCAGGTCGATTTCGTCGTCATGCCACGCCGCACACTGTTTCTCTACCTCGGCCAGAAGGCCGTGCAGGTGAATGAGCTCCTGCTTTTTCATAACAACGTCCCATAGCGAGTGGAAGGTTATATTATTATCCTGAGTGGAGTTAACATGCGTCTCGGCAAGCGTCGGGGTCCGTTGCCGGGGCGTTCTGAAACGTTTTAGTCGTCACGGTTGTCAGGTTGGGGTATGGATTACGAAGACAGTCTCGACCGGGCGCTAACGGAGACGCCGGAGATAAGCGACGCTGTCGGCCGGTTTCAGGTCCCGGACCCCGAGGTTCGAACGGAGGGCAACGTCACCAGCTACGAGAACTTCGAGGAGACACACGACCGTCTGAATCGGGAGCGGGACCATCTCCTCAAGTTCTTCCAGTCGGAACTCGGGACGAGCGCCAGTATCGACGATCGGGGACGTGCGCGCTTCACCGGCGATTTCAAGCAGTCACGCGTGGCGGATGCCCTCGACGAGTACGTCGAAACCTTCGTGACGTGCTCGGAGTGTGGATCGCCCGACACTCGACTGGTCGAGGAGCGCGGCGCGACGGTCCTGAAATGTGACGCCTGTGGCGCGCTTTCCTCCGTTTCGGAGCTGTGATCAGTCGAACTGCTTGACGAGTTCGAGGTCGCGTTCGGTTCGCATGAACTCCGCGAGGCGGCGGGTCGCATGACACGTCGGACAGCTGAAATTATTTCGGTGACCGGGTAGATCGGTCGGTCCGGCTTCCCAGTCCTTGCCGCACTCGGGACACAACAGTCTCACGAACGCTTCGGCCATACCCTCTTCTGTGTCACGGAGTCTCATTAAACGTTCGGGGCTGCGACCGGGCGCCGATACACCTCCGGACCCCCACGACGGCCGCCGTACGACACCGTGGCCCGCCGGAACCGTTCCGGTCGGCTCCGTCACGATTTCAAAACCCTTAACGCCGCCTCGCCGGTAGCGTACAGTAGCGGGATGGGATAGCCAGGAGATTCCGCCGGGCTCATAACCCGGAGATCGGTAGTTCAAATCTATCTCCCGCTATTTTCGAACGCCTCGTAGATTTGAACAGTGAGTGAAACGACCGTGGTTCAAATCTATCTCCCACTATCTTTCGGCGGCCGTCGGGACGAATCGGAGCCGAGATCGGTCGAACGAACCGTCGTTCCCCGTCTCCCCGACGTGGGTTTCTCGGCACCTTTCTCCGGAGTTGTCCCACGTTCGGCGACCCCGCCCTGTGGGACCGAAAGCCATAATCGCCGCGCGTCCCTGCCGATAGTCGATGAGTCACCAGTTGCCTGACGTGCAGGCAAGCCAGCCCGACGTGACCGTCGGGCTCAGTCAGGTCGGCGTCACCGGAGTCGAGAAACTCGTCAAACTCGACCGGAACGGCAAGCGCCCGATCGTTCTGATGGCGGAGTTCGAAGTGTTCGTCGACTTGCCGAGCGGCCGCAAGGGGATCGACATGAGCCGGAACATGCAGGTGATCGACGAGACACTGGAGGCGGCCGTCGCGGAACCGTCCTACCGCGTCGAGGAGGTGTGTGGCGACGTCGCCGAGCGACTCCTCGAGAAGCACGAGTACACCTCGACCGCCGAGGTCCGGATGGAGGCGGACTACGTCACCCGCGAGCGAACGCCCGCCTCGGAGCTCGATACGCAGAACACGGCGACCATCATCGCCGGTGCGGTCGCCACCGACGAGGGAACACGTGAGGAAATCGGCGCCCGCGTCACCGGGATGACGGTCTGTCCCTGCTCACAGGGGATGTCCGAGTCGCGCGCACACGATACGTTGACCGATCTCGGCGTCGACGACGGGAAGATCGAGGCGTTCCTCGATCAGGTACCCCAGCCCGGTCACTCACAGCGTGGCCACGCGACGCTCACGATCACGAGCGACGGCTCGCCGGACGTGGACCTGCGGGACGTGATCGACGTGGCTCGCGACGCGATGAGCGCGCGCATCTACAACCTCGCGAAGCGCCCGGACGAAGACCACATGACATACCACGCCCACGCGAACGCCAAATTCGTCGAGGACTGCGTGCGGTCGCTCGCCGAATCCGTCGTCGAGGAGTTCGGACACCTCTCCGACGAAACGGTGATCCACATGAAGCAGTCGAACGACGAGTCGATCCACCAGCACAACGCTCACGCGGAGCGTGAACTCACGCTGGAGGCGCTCCGCGAGGAAGTGGGCGACGCGTCCTGAACGGCTATCGAACGTCGAGCGGGGTGGAGTCGTTCCACTGGTTCTCGAAGACGGTACGGACGTCGTCCGCGAAGTCGGCATCCTTGAAGTCGATCATGGCGAAGGTCTCGGT
This window encodes:
- a CDS encoding PAS domain-containing protein, which gives rise to MKSRSQPPSPASDVSDRFLEIADVMMIAIDATGEVTYTNAKARDILGYEPGTLVGADWFDTCIPDRIQEEVRGVFDRLMTGEIEADERHENAVVTADGQERITEWHNTVLRDDEGSITGTLSSGQEVTDRKEREAKLERQQLYLESVSDLITVVELDGTIRYDSPGISEILGYEPGERVGEPAFTHIHPEDRERVKERFQERVAEEGSQRPIEYRARTTDGEWIWVESRARVLTDDPLFEGIVITTRDVTERKHADQAVQEREERLNALVEATTEGVYRISPDWSEIDQLAGEGFVADDTPNTWQDYIPRDERARGGGNRRSDRDTEPVRDGTPCQAR
- a CDS encoding PAS domain S-box protein, whose amino-acid sequence is MSRKQTHTNGRSKNGSRPEQIQVLHVEDDPGFADLAVTCLERETDRISVEKAPSAAKGSERLGDDIDCIVSDYNMPGMDGIEFLTAVRESYPDLPFILFTGRGSEEVASDAISAGVTDYLQKESGTDQFTVLANRIINSVEKERVHDKLTQQTEELDTVLSHSPLISFAFDADGVFTLSRGKALSTLGFLPGELVGESVFDVFADNPDIIAAAESALKGAQTTATHEIADAVYQTTYNPVFDEDGGVGTVTGVAIDITERHERERELRQFKQAIEATSHSVYITDADGTIEYVNPAFETTTGYTAEEAIGRTPQILKSGEHDEEFYEELWETILAGDTWEGELVNATKGGDRYVINQTITPVTDETGEITDFVAVNRDITERVEGRGERDSLREAGRTAQSQSDLFDSIERPAESQRHTHQRGEH
- a CDS encoding IS6 family transposase → MPEISRLSDDNDWIELDFVERQRTPEFAMRLGIQMHVAGLSLSNTISILERLGVERSRTAVHNWVQKADLQPEGGASPNHVALDETVIRINDQQYWLYAAIDPETNTFLHIRLFSTYTTGLTEIFLSELREKHDVETAVFLVDDAQWLKTALNRHGLDCRYELHGNRNAVERIFREVKRRTSSFSNTFSHVEPTTAESWLQALAVWWNRCQS
- a CDS encoding PAS domain S-box protein, with protein sequence MGEAIDEAIETQSPFEMEHRVKRADGATGWAHSGAVPILEDGEIVEWFGTSTDITERKEREAELERHELYLESVSDLTIVVDEDGVIKYESPGVTGMLGYEANERVGESAFDYVHPEDRDRIKERLRKYTTGESVSEKMEFRVRRKDGTWLWVESRARNLLDSQKVSGIIVTLRDITERKQQERKRKQVIDRITDGIIEVDADWRFSFISDQGAELLNTPEVELLDRTIWDVFDDARGTTFEERYREVMDTREPTSFVAYYSGLDSWFDIQASPNDDGGIAVYFRDVTERKEREQARQRAEKQYQTLLETAPDPIVAADAETGEIIEVNEAAESLFAYPESELIGRPGSILYPTESKTAYESFFTDAIDDGGTWRRLSDGSQIHVVTGEGTQIPVEVSVRTVKLGERDVTFGIIRNISDQLKHERRLRSLNEATRELLGAKTARDVEQTVVKTLGEILNVATVAFYHFDEVDWELQPVITTDGNQPEEPPQEFPVLEPGVGVEWHALSTGETTLVDDFWTRETEYEFERTVRSELVIPVADRGVLVAGDTQPAEFTDQTVSLVETLGATAEAALSRVEHEQQLQDQRRELQQVESINEQIRDISHAIVQSETRAELEQMVCECLVESELVDFAWIGRVDLGEKQLSPQARAGNAEGYLDSIPLGLDAGGKSEPSVQAARSRDVSGSANIATDIHRDNWRSVALERGFQSVLSIPLVYEETLYGVLSVYARTQSGFPAAMRSVLEDLGDLFARSIVAMEHKEALHTDQTMELDFEIQDRTCLFCRLTAGTNLGLELDGFVPQSDQSTLVFAKVTDGTPAQVLKEAEQLDGVEKNRLIERETDTFVQMYFTGPFLGSELSDRGLILRRLSADKTGGRLTVEVPRASDARQAVDLVMSQFEDAQLLAKRESSTSSDSSAAMHGSILETLTTRQREVIETAYRCGYFDSPRDASGKDIAEMFGFSNPTFHEHVREAERKLFDTLLKGDGNLVAATESADSD
- a CDS encoding HAMP domain-containing methyl-accepting chemotaxis protein, which translates into the protein MIDKIKIDSLDLRPKLLIAFMIVALLVGVTGLVGYTSITDVNTQADKIGDDGELMDATAELRVAAEEQALAVQLAKIGEENAQQRFDEASETFDQQEQRVEERDLTQEQQQQLETIKSQDEEYVQLASEYFEAREAGDENLAEQKAAEMEGVRTELIETTEALGASAEETKAQQDAQADSVTQTARMTILALTVGAFIVAIAIGLFVARRITTPINQLSEAAVAASEGDLDTDLDDHVESDEIGRMVEAFNEMQTNLRNVFAELDAVGQDLDTGNPQRDVETDYLGSYGDIMQSIDSGTTQLTESFDEIQRVSDNLQQGQVEQQIDTDQPGQYGDVLDSLDAGSRQLSDGFEQIAIASEGLQTGELDRQFETDYPGDYGDVLTTLEDGIEQLSDSVSRVQAIANEVSTSSEEAASGAEEIEQAGSEVAESVEEISHGADTQSENLQEVANEMNDMSATVEEIASSAEEVAATASTAVERSETGLEYAADATEEIEAIETQADQAATQVKTLDEKMEEIGEIVEMITGIAEQTNMLALNASIEAARAGEAGEGFAVVADEIKGLAQEVADATTDIEQRITAIQSTTGETVDRMEQMSGRVERGSETIEDAIEMFDEIAGAVQQAESGITEISDATDDQAASSEEVVSMVDEVSSVSQQTAAEASSVSAATEEQSASLSETAETIQHLSTLADDLHAQVADFEVQNVAQNPAGATGSGDTRSSAVADGGVGSGRSSETRQSGSETR
- a CDS encoding chemotaxis protein CheW — translated: MATTADTGTQVLTFRLGEKTCCVDITYVAEIVRAGELTTTPSDAAHVAGMMDLRGQTTTIVDLSALLDRSNAVSADGGRSNGRIVVLDSDTVGTEGQPAGSSRMSTK